The DNA region ATTTAAAGGTCCAAAGCAGCCATttgtatctcaatatcaaatcatttctgggtaacaattaataacttactgtgattgttttctatTAATATGGTCATGAACAAAAAaattgcttcttagcaaagagcaatttctcaaacaagaattttgcttggactgtctgggagtggtctgagaggggagggataACTGAAAAACgaactgttattggcagagagcgTTGGAATTCCCAtcaaaacaggcagacatttcaggcggtattttcaaacagctcttacactaaaagggcattatcatcattttctgcatttcaaattattattccaacctcagtgtggaaatatatacatattttactGCACTGGGCAGTAAgtatttttgtttttgtagtgGGGAAAGTAACAAACTATACTTTAAGGAATAtttctaaatatatatatttttctgtttAGCTAACATAATCAAATGTATGTGTCTGTAATAAAATAAGGAGCTTATAATAGAATAAAGCTAGCAAAAACAAATGAAGgtataaaaataaatgtatttatatagcttcCAAAATAGTTTTTACAATGGTGGCGGAGTGTCACAATTGAGGCGCGGTGGCTTAGAGACAGCTAGTCAGTCAACTAGTGTATAAATCATTGGTTGTAGTACATGCTGAACAGCAGCTGTTGATTTTGGGATGGAATAACTTTTAATTGCATTATTTAAAGGAGTTCAGTCCAAAATGCAATGGTTGACATATTAAACAGTAATTTAAGACAGCAGGTGCTAATGTTTAAATAGCTATTCTAGTAGGTGCACATTAACTTCCCCAATTAGCTTTGGAGTTGTGAAAACAACATCTCAAATGTATCCCTAACAACAACTCTATCAATCAGAAGACCATAGCAACCAAAAAGGTTAGGGTAAGAACCAGATGAAGGAACCAGAAAATCCGTAAGTGATCATCTATATAAGTTTGTGCTTTCGGCTCGAACCACGAACAGGTTAACTCTGTTGGTAGCACCTTTTCTGGAAAAGTGGGAGGAATCAGCTGTTCAACATGAGCTTCCTGACTCCCATGTCCAGCTGGATGCAATCCACCAGGCATGACATAAATATTTTACAAAGTATTGCTGCAAACTAGATGAATAACTCAGACTCGATAATAATAAATAAGGTGTCTGGAATAGAATTTGGAAGTCATGTTACGGGTTTTAGGcaacatgtcagatttaaaaaaatctttatgatggatattgttttgtgtttttctagtcggggagggggggggttatAATAAACTGCATACCAGCGACCCGTCATCTTGACCAAGATGGAGAGCTATTAAGTGTCTGCACTGCTCCAATAACGTCAGAGGTCAATGACTGGGtcatacaaaataaaaataaacatatgGTTGACGGCACTGCACTGACCTGCAAAGTGCATGGGTTATTTGAGAGAATTTTGTGGCATGCATTCTCAGCTGGTGCCTACTCCATCAAACTTTAATGTAGCCCATTCAGGAATGTGTTCCTTTAACTGTGTAGTCCAATCACAACCAGGTCTCTTTGTGTCTTGGACAATGGTTGCCATCCATTCGTCATGACTACATGTGTTTGGTCACTGTCCAGAGCTGGAATTTCACTGTCTGACGCCATAAATGAATTCCATGTGGCTTTAGCAGAAATGTAGAAATATCCAGTTTGGGGTACTAGCGAATGGGTCTTTGCTTTCTGGGATCATTGGGAAGTCCCAACTCTGACGTCACATCATTGAAGTTGAAATGTAaaacagtaagggttagggttagggtaagggtaggggttaaggttaaggtttatggtagggatgtcccaaggatacAGGATAGCACTGACCATACCAAATTGCCCATGTCACGCTGCTGCTCCAGCGACCTCCCCTAGTGCTCTGGACGGATTTGGGGGGAAAGACCGGAACAAAATGGACGGCTCTACCATGGCAGTTTGGAGCCTCACTGAGCTGTGCCGCAAATCCCCGGTCAGGGAGTGGAAAAACACAGTCATGttatggctgtgacaacaaaccGACTGCACAGTTACATATGGTGGATCAGGGTTAGATTTCGGTCATTGCAGAATTGATCTATCCAAGTCTGGTCATTGTCTCAGGAAAACCCACTGCTTAAGGTTGATCGGATGGATTGACTGAGCTGACTAAaggtcttccttccttccttccttccttccttccttccacaaATGCTTTCTATGGAACATATCTGTTCCTCATTTATAGCTGCTTCTTTTTATAATGTCTGCAGTTTCTAACTTTCACGGGCTGGAAACTGCAATAAAATATACCATTTCCTAAAGAAGCCAGAGGGAAACAACGAAGTATGATCAAAACAATTCTGAGTActcacacacacggagagagagcgagtgtgtgtgagagagcgagtgtgtgagagagagagagtgtgtgagagagagcgagtgtgtgagagagagcgagtgtgtgagagagagcgagtgtgtgtgagagagcgagtgtgtgagagagagcgagtgtgtgagagagagcgagtgtgtgtgagagagagcgagtgtgtgagagagagcgagtgtgtgtgagagagcgagtgtgtgagagagagcgagtgtgtgagagagagcgagtgtgtgagagagagcgagtgtgtgtgagagagagcgagtgtgtgtgagagagagagtgtgtgagagagagcgagtgtgtgtgagagagcgagtgtgtgagagagagcgagtgtgtgagagagagcgagtgtgtgagagagagcgagtgtgtgagagagagcgagtgtgagagcgagtgtgtgagagagagcgagtgtgtgagagagagcgagtgtgtgtgagagagagcgagtgtgtgagagagagcgagtgtgtgagagagagcgagtgtgtgtgtgagagagagacctcaGAATGCTCTTCCATGTTTCATTGCCACTAACACATACTTCATTTGCTTTATCTTGTTTACAACAAATACAATATACTGACCCTCCATCTTTTGTCACAGATATGTCTACTTTCAATATTAAGATATGCATTGCATGCAATTCAAGTAACAGTAGTGACAAGTAAGAAAAACAGTCTTGATTGGTTAACTGATATGAGAAATTGTAACGACAATCTCAGCAATGCATGTGTTGTTTCCCTTTCCCTATAGGGGCACAATTGGAGTTTGGTACTTCAGCATCATGGGTTGCAAAACAAGATCCATGCATTGTGTCTTGCGGTGTGTGTGCTTCATGCTCCTTCACTTGTCTTGTACAGCACAAGATGAGGACATGAGATTCAGTAAGAGTGCTTCTGTCTTCATCGTTATGTGTGACACATTTCCATTGCATGGTGTCCGTTATCTCTCAGGTTTACTATAAAAACAGAATGGATGTTCAGGAAAGCTCTCTATGAACCGTATTGGTAAAGGCCATTCCTTTAGAAGAAGTGAATACTCAGCATTAATGTTTTTTCTCAAGGCTGTGTACCACAACTCATGTGTCTCATGTCTCTTACAGGTTGTAAGACTGTTGCAAGTGATCTGGTCTTTATCCTAGACGGCTCATGGAGTGTAGCTGATGTGAACTTTGAACTAGTCAAGCGATGGCTCGTCAACATTACCACAAGCTTTAACATCGGACAGAAGTTCTCCCAGATCGGAGTGGTCCAATACAGTGATGATCCAATCATAAATATTCCACTAGGGAAGCACCTTCATATCAAGGATCTCATTAGAGCCATGGAATCCATTGACTACATGGGAGGAAATACAAGGACTGGGACGGCCATACAGTTTGCTAGCGACAAACTGTTTAACCTGTCTGAGAGAGGCCCAAAGGGCGTTGCTAGAATCGCTGTGGTCCTAACAGACGGGAAGTCACAAGATGAGGTGAAAGCTGCAGCAGAGGCAGCCAGGAGAAGAGGAATAATCATCTTTGCCATTGGTGTGGGATCTGAGACAGAAGAGGCAGAGTTGAATGCTATTGGAAACAAGCCTTCCTCCAACTACGTGTTTTACGTTGATGACTATAAAGCTATTTCCAAGATCCGTGAGACCATAAGGCAGAAATTGTGTGAAGGTAGGCATTGTTGTGATGACAAAATGGGGACAGTCATAAGCCCTATCCCTCAGCTTTATAACAAACCAAGTGGGGcaatcatttttgttgttgttcgtTAAAATGAAGGAGAGGGCCTTTAAGGACTCTTCGGTTCATTTAACATGTTTGCACATTGCCAAACATTGAAGCTCTTTAAAACCAAGAACTGTCTTGAAATCAAATTTTTTCTCAAGATCTAATGATTGTTAATGTAAATGTTTTCTAAAGCTGATGACTATGGATGACGAGCCAAACTGTGCCTAGAGAGTAATGTCAATGTGATGTTAGTGCTTCAGGTGACCCAATATCTGGGCAAAGGAGAGGATGATATGATGTGATCTGCTCTCTGCCCAAGGCCTAAATAAAAATGaacaagcaacaacaacaaaacagctATCAATTGCTTTTGACCGGAACGGGCACCTTCTGGTAAGAAACAATACATAGTGATTTTTTTGGTTTGCTTGTAGATTTTTATTTCAATCTTTTTTGAAGGAACATACATGGCTTAACGGCAGTAAATTACAATAGTTGCTGGCAGCGCAGGCATATTTGGTTAGTAATTCTGAAATTTTGACGCTTGCAGAGCTGGTGAATGGTAGCTTGAATGGTAGCGGTTTGTGCAGAGAGGCGATCTcgtcatattcatcatctccttTGCCCAGATACTGGTTCATGCTTCAGAGTGAAGTGAAGGTTAGTGAAGCTATTTAAAACAAAATGGTTTCATCAAGAACAAGAGCAGAAAAAACTCCCAGAACCACGCATAAAACAATAGTTAGGAAAATCAGACCTATTTGAGTGGTTGTATCCACTTAAAAACAATAAGGATGCCTGATCCCATGTAAATGAATAGCCTACTGTAATAATTAACATGCGTGATTAAGGGGTGGGTGTAATGGTCAAATTCTGTCTAGTTTTCACAATGGGAGGGGTGTTCTTTAGACAGCCTGCATATTTGCAAAATGTCCAGTGATCCTTTCCAATGCCTTTTACAACAGATTATCTGACACTTCGGTTTCCAGGTCAAATTAAATGGATTTAACTCAAAATTAACATGCAGCACGACCAGAAAAAAGGATGGTGGTATGAAAGTGTGTTTGTGATGTTCAACCAGTCACACAAAAATACGTACTCTGCTGTGTTCTaaattctctcattctctttatTTCAGAGACTGTTTGTCCAAGCAGTATCTCAGTCGATAACGGTGATGTGAAGGGCTTCGATATTCTACAGTCTCTTAATTTGGCCAAAAAGGTCAAAAAAACTCAAGGGTCTTTCTATGGCTCCAAAGCCTTCCAGGTGACATCTCGCGTTGACCTGAGTGAAAGCACGACGTAAGCTTTAAACACCATGCCATGTCCAGGGGCGTAGCACAGTTTCACTGGGCCCCCTGTTTTTCATGTGGGCAGAGAGAAACATGTGCAGatttatagctaatctcatgctattttacacattttggctatgaggtatatatattttttgctattTTATAGCTCAGGGATTCTTGAAAGACAGGACAATcttaataaaaatacaaaaaaaaaggaaacatatattttgatagaCCAAAGTATCAGCTACAGTATAACAGCATGTAAAGGAACAACCTCCAATTTCTATATGTTTTCATAAAATGCAACTAACTGGATTCCTGCCAACCCCATCAGACACCATAAAAGgcattttatttttacaattaTTATCGAACAGGTGTTTAAAGGCCTATATAAAAAAACATATTTGATATAATATTGAATTAGACCTTTATTGCtacagcccatagaaacacattgaactaCACATTAATAAatggcaaaaaataaataataaggtACAAGGTTTTGAATGAGAAAACTTAGACCCATGTTTGGTCACGTTATTTTTGGCACATTTTACCTATACATTTTTTGCAGCCTGGTACTGGATTACCTTCAGACAACTTCCCTGAAGCTTATTAGTTTGTAACTCACACTGTTTgggttttacagacagatttgTTGCGAATGTCTTGTCTGGATTCTCTCATGTGTATAAAAAGGCCACTTTCAAAAGCCCCGTTGTATGGATTAAGTGAAAACTTGATATATCCGGAAAGAGGGGATTGAACTGCAGCCAATACAATAAattgtactgtatgtctctaacTTAAACACACAGGGAGCTACTCAATATCCAAAATGACATCAccttgtgggtgtgggtgtgtcaaTCAAATCTAGGGGGTTTTAAAGTCAGAGATGGCTATTTCATGAAACTCAATAAGATAATTTTCTAGGTAATAAACATCATTGccagttttttaaattttaaacacttttttggaaAGTTTGAAATTGGGTTCCTTTGCTCCGGACAAAGGCATTTTGAAAGTTTAGAGAATTCCTCAAACAAATCTCGTCCCTTCTAAGATTCTCATGAATGTACATTTTAGGGCTCAAataaaaataacacaacaaaatcaTATTTTTTAACTATAAAAATAAAATGTCCCTGTCGGACAACAATTGTCCTGACTTTCAAGAGTCTCTGAGCTAATTTCCTGACATTCTACATAttgctgagagaaaatgttgtagttataAAGCTAATTTCCTATAATTCTGAACACTTCTTTCATGGTATGATGCTTTTTTTGGGGGGCTGGGGGACCCCCCCGCCCCGTACCTCAGTATGTGCAACACCAGTGGCTGTgtcaatattttattttttatttgtattttttattaaccatccctcttcggaggacaaatgtctttatttatttatttttacagcctttctgctacatatacactaccgttgaaaggtttggggtcacttagaaatgttcttgtttttgaatgAAAAGCCAAAAAAATTGTCAATTAAAATAgcttcaaattgatcagaaatacagtgttgacattgttaatgctgtaattgactattgtagttggaaatggctgatttttaatggaatatctatataggTGTACagatggcatgttgtgttagctaatccatgttCATCATTttttaattgatcattagaaaacccttttacaattatgttagcacagctgaaaactgtcgtactgattaaagaagcaataaaagtggccttctttagacaagttgagtatctggagcatcagcatttgtggtttcgattacaggctcaaaatggccagaaacaaataactttcttctgaaactcgtcagtctattcttgttctgagaaatgaaggctattccatgtgagaagcgagcatagaagtagtttagctcgtctggtaggcttgtgtcactgggcagctctcggctgtgcatccctttgtagtctgtaatggtttgtaagccctgccacatccgacgagcgtcagagccggtgtagtacgattcgaccttagccctgtattgacgctttgcctgtttgatggttccttggagggcatagcgggatttcttataagcttccgggttagagtcccgctccttgaatgcGGCAGCTCTTGCCTTTAGCTCCGTGTGGATGCTGCctctaatccatggcttctggttggggtgtgTAAGTACagccactgtggggacgacatcatcaatgcacttattgatgaagccaatgactgatcagaggaggaatcccggaacatattccagtctgtgctagcaaaacagtcctgttgcttagaatctgcttcctctgaccactttttttattgatctagtcaccggtgcttcctgctttaatttttgcttggtatcaggagtcaggaggataaaactatggtcagatttgccaaatggagagtgagggagagctttgtatgtgtctctgtgtgtggagtataggtggtccagagttattttccccctggttgcacatttaacatgctgatagaaatttggtaaaatggatttaaggttccctgcattaaagtccccagtaACTAGGAGCGCCatctctgggtgagcgttttcttgttttctTATGGTGGAATatagctcattcaatgctgtcttagtgccagcctctgactgtggtggtatgtaaacagctacaaagaatacagaTGACAACTATCTCAGtaagtagtgtggtctacagcttatcatgaaatactctacctcaggcgagcaatagctcaagacttccttagatatcgtgcaccagctgttgtttacaaaaatacatagaccgccgccccttgtcttaccagacgccgctgttctatcctgccggtacagcaaataaccagccagctgtatgttgatgttgtagtcgttcagccacgactctgtgaaacataagatgttacagtttttaatgtcctgttggtggTTTAATCTTCCTCGTAACTCATCGAgtttattctccaaagattgcactTTGCCACCAGAATggagggaagtgggggtttattcgatcgcctatgaATTCTTAGAAGGCAGCCTGACCTTCACCCCCTCTTTttccgcctcctcttcacgcagatcatGGGATCGGGGCCTATTCTTGAGGAAGCAGTGTATCCTTCGTGTTGGGCTCATCATAGTTGTGAAAGGAAAAAgaggattctgctagtccgtcgtgagtaatcgcagtcctgatgtctagaagttattttcggtaataagagacggtagcggcaacattatgtacaaaaaaagattttaaaaaaGTTACAAATAACACAAATAAACATCTGCCATcctacttacttacttacttattgcttcttcaatcagtacaacagttttcagctgtgttaacataattgcaaaatgggtttattttatctttatttaagttggcaagtcagttaagaacaaattcttattttcaatgacggcctaggaacagtgggttaactgcctgttcaggggcagaaggacagatttgtatcttgtcagcttggggatttgaacttgcaaccttttggttattagtccgacattctaaccactaggctaccctgccaccccaattagccttttaaaattataaacttggattagctaacacaacatgccattggaacacaggagtgatggttgctgataatgggcctctgtacgcctatgtacatattcctttagccgtttccagctacaatagtaatttacaacattaacaatgtctacactgtatttctgatcaatttgatgttcttTTAATAGACAaaattagcttttctttcaaaaataaggaaatgtctaagtgaccccaaactttgaatggtagtgtacatacattttataaatacattttcataTACATTTTGCATACACATTTTACATGCACATTTGacatacatggtacttttatataAAGCATTCACATAACAATAATACAATACCAAACATAAACTCtttaatcccaaccctcagcccatcccacctatcaccatagacctcagctctttaatcccaaccctcagcccatcccacctatcaccatagactttagctctttaatcccaaccctcagcccatcccacctatcaccatagacctcagctctttaatcccaaacctcagccactctcagcctatCCCACCTATCACCGTAGACCACCCTTGTTTAGTTTCCATGTGCCATATGTTtttcaattgtgctgtgatgttttacatcattttttttacatttctaatCGTGTagtatccacagattgtgagGTAAAGATGGTAACCTTTCCTACGAGTGTCACTGTTGCCATGTCTACTTTATCACTCTGGTTTCATAGTGATGTGATTGACTGGTTGTTTCATGGTGATGTGATTGACTGGTTGTTTAATTTTGGCCAACAGGAACTTGTTTCCAGACGGCCTGCCTCCGTCCTACGTCTTTGTGTCCACACTGAGGTACAAGGGGTCTCTGCTCAGGGAAGAGTGGGACTTATGGAGGGTACAGACCAACAACGGGAAACCACAAATGGCTGTCACACTTAACGGATTTGAACGCAATGTCAAGTTCACTACAACCAGTGTAGCACCAGGTGATACTCAGACAGTGGTCTTCCAACAAGAGCCTTCCAAGGTACCTCAACACCATGAGTCTTCCAAACCACCAAAACAGACACATGACATGATAGTACTTTACAGATGTTGGATCTTTATTTGACCTCTGTTTATTGGTACTctttttattatctatcctgattgcctagtcacttttacccctacctacagtaccagtcaaaggtttggatacacctactcattcaagggtttttctttatttttactattttctagtaatagtgaatacatcaaaagtatgaaataacacatatgaaatcatgtagtaaccagaaaatgtgttaaacaaattaaaatagattttatatttgatattcttcgaagatgacagctttgcatcaaggcaaagaaaaccccttgaatgagtatagtcacagcaaaataatcctgcagcaacaggatttcaACGTTTAATCCATAATGTTGTTTGAGCGGTGGTTAGGCTTTTAGCGGGTCAAAATGAGGCTACTTGTAAAGTGGGatactgttactataaccatctgTTAGTGCAGGTTTTTAATTCATTTTTGTAAATCACGAAGCTCATGTGCATTTCCTGTGAAACAGtgaaattctcagcaacaaaagagtgattaAGATGATAAATCTGTACCGAGCCCCAACAAATGTAAAATCATGATCTGTTTGTGGCATTTATAAAACATCAAATTTGAAAAAGAGAAACAAAAATAGTCTGGCTAAGTCATTAATTCATTTCTCTCCAGAACTGGCAATCATCATGAAAATCTCTGAGGCAGATgtacagtctctacagtccatGAAACACAGAGAGTTCTCATAAAACAGTGATAGGGTTTATTACTACACACACTAATGATATGACAACAAGCTACATTATATTCCGAAGAAGCATTTTCGGGAAAATAACTAGCTTTCTAAGGACTTGGATGTGGGGGGATTGAAGACTGTGACATTTGAGGAGAATGGGATGTAgtgaattgaaggaatgattcAATATGGTTAGATAATAACTTCTTGGAGATCAGTCACCTTATCAGACTATTTCAAATAATCCAACGTTTTCCTACTGGCCTTGTGCTAGCCGAGGCCTACTTTACAATGGCTTCTTGACATGCCTAAGTTAAATGTCATGGTCTGCCTTTAGacaggcagaccaattctgatATTGTTTTCACTAGttgttcttttgaccaatcagatcagctctaaaAGATATCTGATGTAAAAAATATATGATGttattggtcaaaataccaattagttaAAAAATATCTGTATTGAGGTGCCTATCTAAACGCAGCCTTTGATTTCTTACGTTTTGACCATATGGATTAGTGATTTTAACAAAAAAGAAAATAAACTGATCTTCTAAAGCTGAGGCTGTCTTTATTCTTTGTTTTTCCATTGTTCTTTCTATCAGTGTTTTGTGATTGCCCAACAATTTCATATCCATTGCACTCTCTAGTAGGCAGGTTGCTACATTCTCCTTGACCTTGTTGACCTTTGTATATATAATCATTCCTTATCCTCTTTTCTTGTCAAATAGAAACTATTTGATGAGAACTGGCACCAGCTTCGCCTACTGGTCACTGAGCAGGATGTTACCCTGTATGTTGATGACCTGGAAATTGAAACCATGCCATTGGAACCTCCTGTTGGTATCTTCATTAATGGGAAGACCCAGATCGGAAAGTATGTCAGCAAAGAGACGACTGTACCAGTAAGTATCCGGAGACAACATTTTAGAACCAATAACGTGCATTTGTGCTTCTTTGAGCAAGACAACCGTcgtttacagatgtaggatcttaatttgagccagtttgctacaacaAGAAAATAATCCTtctgcaacagga from Oncorhynchus nerka isolate Pitt River linkage group LG16, Oner_Uvic_2.0, whole genome shotgun sequence includes:
- the col21a1 gene encoding collagen alpha-1(XXI) chain isoform X2, whose product is MGCKTRSMHCVLRCVCFMLLHLSCTAQDEDMRFSCKTVASDLVFILDGSWSVADVNFELVKRWLVNITTSFNIGQKFSQIGVVQYSDDPIINIPLGKHLHIKDLIRAMESIDYMGGNTRTGTAIQFASDKLFNLSERGPKGVARIAVVLTDGKSQDEVKAAAEAARRRGIIIFAIGVGSETEEAELNAIGNKPSSNYVFYVDDYKAISKIRETIRQKLCEETVCPSSISVDNGDVKGFDILQSLNLAKKVKKTQGSFYGSKAFQVTSRVDLSESTTNLFPDGLPPSYVFVSTLRYKGSLLREEWDLWRVQTNNGKPQMAVTLNGFERNVKFTTTSVAPGDTQTVVFQQEPSKKLFDENWHQLRLLVTEQDVTLYVDDLEIETMPLEPPVGIFINGKTQIGKYVSKETTVPFEIMKLRIYCDPEQNNRETACEIPGVCANGPGDIDVDPTPEPCTCPPGPPGLQGMKGEAGTTGNPGQAGPAGADGKPGVPGNRGIPGPQGPTGTEGRRGVDGNKGEQGRPGDSGERGVPGLPGPLGQAGEKGSMGLSGGSGLAGKDGLVGEKGARGFSGPAGHPGVPGLPGSDGKNGVPGQIGQKGEVGAAGIPGLDGREGHPGMPGEPGNEGQSGTKGEDGLPGPKGAKGSIGLSGDNGLPGESGSSGQPGPKGSKGESGLPGQPGVPGQEGKSGDHGGAGQPGHPGMPGLTGPKGQRGDPGERGGEGLRGEKGDIGIPGNHGSNGSSGQKGEPERDNRRPRSEGTGRSPRPARTIWADRPAWASRTKRGRWPSWATWTRGETWKGDVQANNSGNMQRGT